The Paenibacillus sp. FSL R7-0204 genome includes a region encoding these proteins:
- a CDS encoding helix-turn-helix domain-containing protein, with protein sequence MTLMLIDDDVPMLEYVEYLLGPLGLDLQLVSSAYSSEDALEQFHTTLPDIVIVDIGLPGMDGLELADAFRITKPEVRLIFLTCYEDFHYSKRAIQLEADDYLIKDELSPEQLKSSLAKAMSRFKSREELLERYSFRQAIERNKEVLKQSFLKQLLSGAAGQENTLEFGERLGISWKHPFLRHGFLHMDAASVTERYRYKDIPLIHSAVNNIALELSAAEASITPIMSRDADIYLVWNVADPGVTENKLAEFMQAVQDKVEQYLKITLRGFYSESCVPVRSFDVLYKTFTDCRENNFYKSVKLVSLLEEHADFGQTLERRGEKERGMLSLALLDQQAAWIDLAVNQWTQQASAERLLPRLVKETCGDLVRQLAFEAGGLAEEDFFTQLEQTVHIGEAASLTKRELRHLWRQHTLAPAAAEEKDIRLQAVDEFLEEHVDRMVTSTDMAEHLHLNASYFSRYFKKLSGVNFTDYVNQYKMNMAITMLARPQETVENVAYTLGFSDRAYFSKVFKKYSGRNPSEFKGGPVEEQGREPSTDDAKP encoded by the coding sequence ATGACCCTGATGCTGATTGACGATGATGTCCCGATGCTGGAATATGTGGAATATCTGCTCGGGCCGCTCGGGCTGGATCTGCAGCTGGTGTCTTCGGCTTATAGCAGTGAGGATGCACTGGAGCAGTTCCATACCACACTGCCGGATATTGTGATTGTGGATATCGGGCTGCCGGGGATGGATGGGCTGGAGCTGGCGGATGCCTTCCGGATCACGAAGCCGGAGGTTCGCCTGATTTTCCTGACCTGCTATGAGGATTTCCATTACTCGAAGCGGGCGATCCAACTGGAGGCGGATGATTATCTGATCAAGGATGAGCTGTCGCCTGAGCAGCTTAAGAGCAGTCTCGCCAAAGCGATGAGCCGCTTCAAAAGCCGGGAGGAACTGCTGGAGCGCTACTCCTTCCGTCAGGCGATTGAGCGCAATAAGGAAGTGCTGAAGCAGAGCTTCCTGAAGCAGCTGCTGTCGGGTGCGGCGGGCCAGGAGAATACCCTGGAGTTCGGTGAACGGCTGGGCATCTCCTGGAAGCACCCCTTTCTGCGTCATGGATTCCTTCATATGGATGCCGCATCTGTCACTGAGCGTTACCGGTACAAGGATATTCCGCTGATCCATTCAGCCGTGAACAATATTGCACTGGAGCTGTCTGCTGCTGAGGCTTCCATTACACCGATTATGAGCAGGGACGCCGATATTTATCTGGTCTGGAATGTGGCGGACCCCGGCGTTACAGAGAACAAGCTGGCTGAATTCATGCAGGCGGTACAGGATAAGGTGGAGCAGTATCTGAAGATTACCCTGCGGGGGTTCTATTCGGAGTCCTGTGTACCGGTCCGCAGCTTCGATGTGTTATACAAGACATTTACGGATTGCCGGGAAAATAACTTTTATAAGTCAGTGAAGCTTGTATCTTTGCTTGAGGAGCATGCGGATTTCGGGCAGACATTAGAACGGCGCGGGGAAAAGGAACGCGGTATGCTGTCTTTGGCGCTTCTTGATCAACAGGCCGCCTGGATTGATCTGGCTGTGAATCAGTGGACCCAGCAGGCATCGGCAGAGCGGCTGCTGCCCCGGCTGGTGAAGGAGACCTGCGGGGATCTGGTGCGCCAGCTGGCCTTCGAAGCCGGAGGGCTGGCCGAGGAGGACTTCTTCACGCAGCTGGAGCAGACGGTTCATATCGGGGAGGCGGCCAGCCTGACCAAGCGGGAGCTGAGGCATCTGTGGCGGCAGCATACACTGGCCCCCGCAGCTGCTGAGGAGAAGGATATCCGACTTCAGGCCGTGGATGAGTTTCTGGAGGAGCATGTGGACCGGATGGTCACCTCTACCGACATGGCAGAGCATCTGCATCTGAATGCCAGCTACTTCTCCCGCTATTTCAAGAAGCTGTCCGGCGTGAACTTCACCGATTACGTGAACCAGTACAAGATGAATATGGCCATCACCATGCTGGCCCGCCCGCAGGAGACCGTCGAGAATGTCGCCTATACCCTCGGCTTCTCCGACCGGGCGTACTTCTCCAAGGTGTTCAAGAAATATAGCGGCCGGAATCCCAGCGAATTCAAGGGCGGTCCGGTGGAGGAGCAGGGCAGAGAGCCATCCACGGATGACGCCAAGCCATAA
- a CDS encoding sensor histidine kinase, whose translation MKWLSRFSFHRRLQYTFLILILLPFVVVTFWSYTSVRENVSEKIARSNEETLKVIGSQMEKTVDSISFVSVYFSEAYDPAVLESLRYLKNTGSFGNYGVYTHYNKLKTTANILSVQSLDADLQIMLVNRENRILIGNQNIPVFSVLPEKLLKESSRLDEREKVSLQWFPYGGTPAAPDYYYAVRFITDPLNQDKLATLYVGIPSHYFRSLLDTGNAVSRLTLVDQKGRSIAVTGEAANADEGPLLVSEVRIPKVGWLLTSKTPRSSIDSHINREFLVSISLIGLFFLAFLVLSMLWAGYMNKPISLLRASVKQYVGGNRAVRIPVKGKDEVAVLSAAFNQMLEDMNGLLQQVESEQEEKRQLELQALAAQIRPHFLLNTLNSIKVDLLLSGDPAHGAMIDALMKLLRVYVHVDKPLALAEECRVLGSYVQVMQIRNRLDIAWECEVGEEEGAVMLPRLLLQPIVENAISHGFSARPDHPAIRLEAAFESDLLRISISDNGRGMPEDKLQRLNRRLQGSEDTALWPEKGVGLVNTARRLQVLYGYRARLSAQAREDEDGMTFTLYIPVTREKEAVPLDDPDAD comes from the coding sequence ATGAAATGGTTAAGCCGTTTTTCCTTCCATCGCAGACTGCAATACACGTTCCTGATCCTGATCCTGCTGCCTTTTGTTGTCGTTACGTTCTGGTCGTATACCTCTGTGCGGGAGAATGTGAGTGAGAAGATCGCCCGTTCGAATGAGGAGACACTTAAGGTCATCGGCAGTCAAATGGAAAAAACGGTGGACAGCATCTCGTTTGTCTCGGTGTATTTCTCTGAGGCTTATGATCCGGCCGTGCTGGAGAGTCTGCGTTATCTCAAAAATACCGGGAGCTTCGGAAATTACGGAGTGTATACCCATTACAACAAGCTCAAGACTACGGCCAATATCCTGTCGGTGCAGTCGCTCGATGCTGATCTTCAGATCATGCTGGTCAACCGGGAGAACCGGATATTGATCGGCAACCAGAATATTCCGGTGTTCTCTGTACTGCCTGAGAAGCTTCTTAAGGAGAGCAGCAGGCTGGATGAGCGGGAAAAAGTGTCGCTGCAATGGTTCCCCTACGGCGGCACCCCCGCTGCACCGGATTATTATTATGCGGTACGCTTCATTACCGACCCGCTGAATCAGGACAAGCTTGCCACGTTGTATGTAGGCATTCCAAGCCACTACTTCCGCAGCCTGCTCGACACAGGCAATGCGGTAAGCAGGCTCACGCTGGTTGACCAGAAGGGGAGAAGCATTGCTGTCACCGGAGAAGCGGCTAATGCAGATGAAGGCCCGCTGCTGGTCAGTGAGGTCCGTATTCCCAAGGTCGGCTGGCTGCTGACCAGCAAGACGCCCCGCAGCTCCATCGACAGCCATATCAACCGGGAGTTTCTGGTGTCAATCTCGCTGATTGGACTATTCTTCCTGGCGTTTCTGGTCCTGTCCATGCTGTGGGCCGGATATATGAACAAGCCGATCAGCCTGCTGCGGGCCAGCGTCAAGCAGTATGTCGGCGGCAACCGTGCGGTGCGGATACCCGTCAAGGGCAAGGATGAGGTGGCGGTGCTGTCGGCGGCCTTCAATCAGATGCTGGAGGATATGAACGGCCTGCTGCAGCAGGTCGAGAGTGAGCAGGAGGAGAAAAGGCAGCTGGAGCTTCAGGCGCTGGCGGCGCAGATCCGGCCTCATTTTTTGCTGAATACGCTCAATTCGATCAAGGTGGATCTGCTGCTGAGCGGGGACCCGGCGCATGGCGCCATGATCGATGCGCTCATGAAGCTGCTGCGCGTGTATGTGCATGTGGATAAGCCGCTGGCGCTGGCGGAGGAATGCAGGGTGCTGGGCAGCTATGTGCAGGTGATGCAGATCCGCAACCGTCTGGATATCGCCTGGGAATGCGAGGTGGGAGAGGAGGAAGGTGCTGTGATGCTGCCCCGGCTACTGCTCCAGCCCATTGTCGAGAATGCAATCAGTCACGGCTTCTCCGCCCGTCCGGACCATCCGGCGATCCGGCTCGAAGCAGCGTTCGAGTCGGATCTGCTGCGCATCAGCATCAGCGATAACGGCCGCGGGATGCCGGAGGATAAGCTCCAGCGCCTGAACCGACGTCTGCAAGGAAGTGAAGACACTGCGCTCTGGCCGGAAAAAGGAGTCGGGCTGGTCAACACGGCACGCCGTCTGCAGGTATTGTACGGGTATCGCGCACGGCTGAGCGCGCAGGCAAGAGAAGATGAAGATGGCATGACGTTCACCCTATATATCCCAGTGACCCGGGAGAAGGAGGCGGTTCCCCTTGATGACCCTGATGCTGATTGA
- the racE gene encoding glutamate racemase, with translation MQQAIAILDSGVGGLTVVKEVMRQLPREKIIYFGDTARAPYGPRSTEEVKLFTEQIVDYLIQFNPKMIVIACNTATAAALDYISAKVAIPVIGVIHPGARAAISASKSGQVGVIGTIGTITSGAYTAALKQLSPFVQVVSQACPALVPYVEQGLFRSEESHLAVAESLNGIKYEPIDTLILGCTHYPFLVEPIGKVMGPGVKLISSADETAREISTILYDKGQLARGDESPIHQFFCSGDAEIFQRIARDWLGEQISRTPVVWQVSTL, from the coding sequence GTGCAGCAGGCAATAGCAATATTAGACTCAGGTGTAGGAGGATTGACCGTTGTCAAGGAAGTGATGCGACAGCTCCCCCGGGAGAAAATCATCTATTTCGGCGATACGGCAAGAGCCCCGTACGGACCCCGTTCCACTGAGGAAGTGAAATTGTTCACTGAACAAATCGTGGACTACTTAATTCAATTTAATCCTAAAATGATCGTCATTGCTTGCAACACAGCAACAGCAGCAGCTCTTGATTATATCTCCGCCAAGGTAGCCATTCCTGTGATCGGAGTCATTCACCCCGGTGCCCGCGCTGCCATCAGCGCATCCAAGAGCGGACAGGTCGGCGTGATCGGGACTATCGGTACGATTACAAGCGGTGCCTATACGGCGGCGCTGAAGCAGCTGTCTCCCTTTGTTCAGGTGGTCAGCCAGGCTTGCCCGGCACTTGTTCCCTACGTGGAGCAGGGGTTATTCCGTTCGGAGGAGAGCCATCTGGCGGTGGCTGAATCACTGAACGGCATCAAGTACGAGCCGATTGACACGCTGATTCTCGGCTGTACCCATTATCCGTTCCTGGTCGAGCCGATTGGCAAGGTGATGGGGCCGGGCGTCAAGCTGATCAGCTCGGCCGATGAGACGGCGCGGGAGATCAGCACCATCCTCTACGATAAGGGCCAGCTGGCGCGCGGGGATGAGAGTCCGATTCACCAGTTCTTTTGCAGCGGAGATGCGGAGATCTTCCAGCGGATCGCCCGGGACTGGCTGGGAGAGCAGATCAGCCGGACGCCCGTTGTATGGCAAGTATCCACTCTGTAG
- a CDS encoding carbohydrate ABC transporter permease, protein MSQSAVTRKTVKPAARTYWTRKRREQLAGWLFIAPEVIGMLVIAVFPLLFSLFLSLTEWNLVGGLSAINFVGLDNFIELFRDNRFLLALKNNVLFTVGTVPVTMLLGVVLSALIHKKLYAKTFFKVAFFVPYICSTVAIAAVWQALYHPSKGPVNQILMQLGVSEPPRWLVDTSFSLIAIMIIYVWQLLGYQMIIFLAGMTNIPEELYEAATIDGASGIGQFRRITLPLLGPTTFFLAITSTISSFKIFDMIKFLTGGGPNYSSTVIVYQIYEEGFERFKMGYASAMSWVLFLIIMLVTSITWITQNRKVHY, encoded by the coding sequence ATGAGTCAATCTGCCGTTACCCGCAAGACCGTTAAGCCCGCAGCGCGAACCTACTGGACGCGCAAGAGACGGGAGCAGCTAGCCGGATGGCTGTTCATTGCGCCGGAGGTCATCGGGATGCTCGTCATCGCCGTGTTCCCGCTGCTGTTCAGCCTGTTCCTCAGCCTGACGGAGTGGAACCTGGTCGGCGGCTTGTCGGCGATTAACTTTGTCGGTCTAGATAACTTTATTGAACTGTTCAGGGACAACCGCTTCCTGCTGGCCCTGAAGAATAATGTGTTGTTTACTGTCGGCACGGTGCCGGTCACGATGCTGCTGGGGGTGGTGCTCTCGGCGCTGATCCATAAGAAGCTGTACGCCAAGACGTTCTTTAAGGTTGCCTTCTTTGTACCTTATATCTGTTCCACGGTAGCCATCGCCGCAGTCTGGCAAGCGCTCTACCATCCGTCCAAGGGGCCGGTCAATCAGATCCTGATGCAGCTTGGAGTATCCGAACCGCCGCGCTGGCTGGTCGATACCAGCTTCTCGCTGATTGCCATTATGATTATCTATGTCTGGCAGCTGCTGGGCTATCAGATGATTATTTTCCTGGCGGGGATGACGAATATTCCCGAGGAGCTGTATGAGGCGGCGACGATTGACGGGGCCAGCGGGATCGGACAATTCCGGCGGATTACGCTGCCGCTGCTGGGGCCGACCACCTTTTTCCTGGCCATAACGAGCACGATCTCTTCCTTCAAAATCTTCGATATGATCAAGTTCCTGACCGGCGGCGGGCCTAACTATTCCAGCACTGTGATCGTGTACCAGATCTACGAAGAAGGATTCGAGCGCTTCAAAATGGGCTATGCCTCCGCGATGTCCTGGGTGCTGTTCCTGATCATTATGCTGGTGACCTCCATTACCTGGATAACCCAGAACCGCAAGGTCCATTACTAG
- a CDS encoding carbohydrate ABC transporter permease, with protein sequence MTMKKLKPGNLIFTVLFALCSVFFLMPLVWMLSAASKTEKEVWTFPIQWIPTDWNLISNFKAVWMGDVAFGLFYMNSLKIALISTLATIVISAMAGYALAKLDFKGRALIFTLMLAFMMIPEQATLVPRYIMIKELGLYDSHAALILMGMFSSYFTFLLRQFMIGIHNDMLEAAELDGAGFLRIFWSVVLPLSRPILATVGIIKFIWTWNDYQGPLIMLNSTKLYTIPLGMQFFKEEFGTQISVMMMASVAAILPLLVLFLILQKQVINGIAIGGVKG encoded by the coding sequence ATGACAATGAAAAAACTTAAGCCCGGCAATCTGATCTTCACGGTCCTGTTCGCCCTGTGCTCGGTATTCTTCCTGATGCCGCTGGTATGGATGCTGTCGGCGGCCTCGAAGACGGAGAAGGAGGTCTGGACCTTCCCGATTCAGTGGATTCCCACCGACTGGAATCTGATCTCTAACTTCAAGGCGGTATGGATGGGTGATGTGGCATTCGGATTATTTTATATGAACTCGCTCAAAATCGCCCTGATCTCCACCCTGGCGACAATCGTCATCTCGGCCATGGCCGGGTATGCGCTCGCCAAGCTGGATTTCAAGGGCAGAGCTCTGATCTTCACCCTGATGCTGGCGTTCATGATGATTCCAGAGCAGGCAACGCTCGTGCCGCGCTATATTATGATTAAAGAGCTGGGCCTTTACGACTCTCACGCCGCGCTCATCCTGATGGGGATGTTCTCCAGCTACTTCACCTTCCTGCTGCGCCAGTTCATGATCGGGATTCATAATGATATGCTGGAGGCTGCAGAGCTGGACGGCGCCGGGTTCTTACGGATTTTCTGGAGCGTGGTGCTGCCGCTGAGCCGTCCGATTCTGGCAACAGTGGGGATTATCAAGTTCATCTGGACCTGGAATGATTACCAGGGGCCGCTGATTATGCTGAATTCGACCAAGCTGTATACGATTCCGCTCGGGATGCAATTTTTCAAGGAGGAATTCGGTACACAGATCTCCGTCATGATGATGGCCTCCGTCGCCGCGATTCTGCCGCTGCTGGTGCTGTTCCTGATCCTCCAGAAGCAGGTCATTAACGGGATTGCCATCGGCGGGGTCAAAGGATAA
- a CDS encoding Dabb family protein: MIKHIVFFKLKDRSPDKVAETVAVLRNMEGRIPQLLSIEVGADLIHSERSFDIALVTVVASMEDLQAYQVHPAHKEVIAHINEVKELSVAVDYEI; the protein is encoded by the coding sequence ATGATCAAGCATATTGTTTTCTTCAAATTAAAGGACCGGTCCCCGGACAAGGTCGCTGAGACTGTTGCAGTCCTCCGTAATATGGAAGGAAGAATTCCGCAGCTGTTGTCCATTGAAGTCGGAGCCGATCTGATTCACTCGGAGCGTTCGTTCGATATTGCCCTGGTCACGGTTGTGGCCTCGATGGAGGATCTGCAGGCGTATCAGGTGCATCCGGCCCACAAGGAAGTCATTGCCCATATCAATGAGGTCAAGGAGCTGTCGGTAGCGGTCGATTACGAGATCTGA
- a CDS encoding YtxH domain-containing protein: MMKKDSKSLLWGVLAGSIVGSVTALLFAPKPGKELRKDIAEGTTDAVDKVQVIAGQASEKTTEIYGKAKEAVVSVVSEVKEWSKSVKDAVEEADVATVSGIAEQAVEVTDAVEAVRDEVAAYEAAEEAAVVEAEIEAVTGTDAAVAEAIEDGKTAGKLS, encoded by the coding sequence ATGATGAAAAAAGATAGCAAAAGCTTGCTCTGGGGCGTACTTGCCGGCAGTATTGTAGGATCGGTGACAGCGCTGCTGTTCGCCCCTAAGCCGGGTAAGGAGCTGCGCAAGGATATTGCCGAAGGCACAACGGATGCGGTGGATAAGGTTCAGGTGATTGCCGGCCAGGCCAGCGAGAAAACTACAGAGATCTATGGTAAGGCGAAAGAAGCAGTAGTCTCCGTAGTAAGCGAAGTCAAGGAATGGAGCAAATCCGTCAAGGATGCGGTGGAAGAAGCAGATGTGGCTACCGTAAGCGGCATTGCGGAGCAGGCTGTGGAAGTTACCGATGCAGTGGAAGCTGTACGCGACGAGGTGGCTGCATATGAGGCTGCTGAGGAAGCGGCAGTGGTGGAGGCTGAGATCGAAGCTGTGACTGGCACAGATGCAGCTGTAGCTGAGGCTATCGAGGACGGCAAGACCGCAGGGAAGCTGTCCTAA
- a CDS encoding DUF86 domain-containing protein, with protein MYYVNRKQIEVILEQIPDLNEGLAYAATSWDGSTLLGLVQERCLHLAVEVVTDVGSCLIDGFIMRDAGSYEDIISIIHEEKVLGDSGIYEDLTSLVALRKPLVQDYFVWERKKLHPMTRTLPDILEKFACEVRRYLDQELGSGVTG; from the coding sequence GTGTATTATGTCAACCGGAAGCAAATAGAAGTTATCCTTGAACAGATCCCTGATCTTAACGAAGGTCTAGCATATGCAGCTACTTCCTGGGATGGCAGTACGCTACTGGGTCTGGTGCAGGAACGGTGCTTACATCTGGCCGTTGAAGTCGTGACGGATGTGGGCAGCTGCCTGATTGACGGGTTCATTATGCGTGATGCCGGAAGCTACGAGGATATTATATCTATTATTCATGAGGAAAAGGTGCTGGGAGACAGCGGGATCTACGAGGATTTGACTTCGCTGGTCGCTTTGCGTAAGCCGCTGGTTCAGGATTATTTCGTGTGGGAACGCAAGAAGCTGCACCCCATGACCCGGACGCTGCCGGATATTCTGGAGAAGTTCGCCTGCGAGGTTCGCAGGTATCTGGATCAGGAGCTGGGCAGCGGGGTCACGGGCTAA
- a CDS encoding helix-turn-helix transcriptional regulator, protein MAKKSQESGSTRRMIMTLLKMRGPLTISALAEELGITEMGVRRHVLQLEQESLAKTKVVRQAMGRPMHVYSLTEQAEDHFPKSYHNLALELLRELDHGSGTDAVNMLFEGRKRRMLAHYSKVMQSRELEERVAELSTIQNAGGYMAEWSKEEDGSYTLREYNCPIRQVATQYRKACQCEQHLFEELLEAKVTRSECMAEGGQCCRYAITPNPRQKTSEIKG, encoded by the coding sequence ATGGCGAAGAAGAGTCAGGAGAGCGGTTCAACCCGGCGGATGATTATGACGCTGCTGAAGATGAGAGGTCCGCTGACGATCAGCGCTCTTGCTGAGGAATTGGGAATTACCGAGATGGGTGTCCGCCGCCATGTGCTTCAGCTGGAGCAGGAGTCCCTTGCCAAGACCAAGGTTGTGCGCCAGGCCATGGGACGTCCGATGCATGTATATTCGCTTACCGAGCAGGCGGAGGATCATTTTCCCAAAAGCTATCACAATCTGGCACTGGAGCTGCTGCGGGAGCTGGACCACGGGAGCGGGACGGATGCGGTCAATATGCTGTTTGAAGGCCGCAAGCGGCGGATGCTTGCCCATTATAGTAAGGTGATGCAGAGCCGTGAGCTGGAGGAACGGGTTGCAGAGCTGTCAACGATTCAGAATGCCGGGGGCTATATGGCGGAGTGGAGCAAGGAAGAGGACGGCTCATACACACTGCGGGAGTATAATTGTCCCATCCGTCAGGTGGCTACCCAGTACCGCAAGGCCTGCCAGTGCGAGCAGCATTTGTTCGAGGAGCTGCTGGAGGCGAAGGTGACGCGCAGTGAGTGTATGGCGGAAGGCGGCCAATGCTGCCGTTATGCAATTACGCCGAATCCCAGGCAGAAAACTTCCGAAATCAAGGGCTGA
- a CDS encoding M14 family metallopeptidase — protein MQQYIARRGDTVSRIAARHGLTPEHVIQGNPWAGSQPYLYPGQVLFLPSAPRKRYAVQAGDDAQSIASLFGVGVDELEMLNPGISSGRICLPGKVLVIPAVTRGTEVYLRGEYGPAEIEADAARLAARYSCVSSEVIGHSVLGKPLRLLRIGSGPRHLHVNAALHANEWLTAPCLMRFLEEYAAAYASGADWHGRQPADWHRDWTLWAVPMANPDGVELVQEGAMPDHPHYAQLMRWNCGRRSFRHWKANIRGVDLGDQFPAHWEEERDRRQVPGPAPRDYSGPAPLSEPEAAALGALAERVPGDAAVSLHSQGAEIYWNYRGYEPPESKEWSARLAAASGYRAVELTGSDAGYKDWFIERFRKPGFTVELGVGKNPLPVADFEDMALDTGLILSTILSNLK, from the coding sequence ATGCAGCAATACATTGCCCGCAGAGGAGATACCGTAAGCCGTATCGCCGCAAGACACGGATTGACACCAGAGCACGTCATTCAAGGAAATCCATGGGCTGGAAGCCAGCCCTATTTATATCCGGGCCAGGTACTGTTCCTGCCGTCTGCACCGCGCAAGCGGTATGCGGTGCAGGCGGGGGACGATGCGCAGAGCATCGCGTCCTTGTTCGGGGTGGGCGTAGATGAGCTGGAGATGCTGAATCCCGGGATAAGCTCGGGACGCATCTGCCTGCCGGGTAAGGTGCTGGTAATTCCGGCAGTCACCAGGGGGACAGAGGTCTATCTGCGCGGGGAATACGGACCGGCTGAGATAGAGGCGGATGCTGCAAGACTTGCAGCCCGCTATTCTTGTGTCAGCAGCGAAGTTATAGGCCACAGTGTACTCGGCAAGCCGCTTCGCCTGCTGCGGATCGGCAGCGGCCCGCGCCACCTGCATGTGAATGCTGCGCTGCATGCCAATGAGTGGCTGACGGCCCCTTGTCTGATGCGCTTCCTTGAAGAATATGCCGCTGCCTATGCGTCAGGTGCGGACTGGCATGGGCGTCAGCCTGCGGACTGGCACCGGGACTGGACGCTCTGGGCTGTGCCCATGGCGAATCCCGACGGCGTTGAGCTGGTGCAGGAGGGGGCGATGCCGGACCATCCTCATTATGCGCAGCTGATGAGGTGGAACTGCGGCAGGCGCAGCTTCAGGCACTGGAAGGCGAACATCCGCGGCGTCGATCTGGGAGACCAGTTCCCCGCGCACTGGGAAGAGGAACGTGACCGGCGGCAGGTGCCCGGCCCGGCTCCGCGCGATTACAGCGGCCCGGCACCGCTCAGTGAGCCGGAGGCGGCGGCGCTGGGGGCGCTGGCCGAGCGGGTTCCAGGCGATGCGGCCGTCTCGCTGCACAGCCAGGGGGCTGAGATCTACTGGAACTACCGGGGCTATGAGCCGCCGGAGAGTAAAGAATGGTCGGCCCGGCTGGCGGCAGCCAGCGGCTACCGGGCGGTGGAGCTGACCGGCAGCGATGCCGGCTACAAGGACTGGTTCATCGAGCGCTTCCGCAAGCCGGGCTTCACCGTTGAGCTGGGAGTGGGCAAGAATCCGCTGCCCGTGGCTGATTTTGAGGATATGGCGCTGGACACAGGCCTAATTCTCAGTACGATTTTGTCAAATTTGAAATAA
- a CDS encoding ABC transporter substrate-binding protein, whose product MKKLPLMLASMLLMLSVTACGGNGGNTSAATDAPASADPSAGTAGTAQPAGKAKIKFYTFKADKPEEPIYQAVQAYNEAQDKVEVEYESLVQNSDSTDFMKKLDILVAGGEVVDVFMTGNEDELLERASRGVVEPLNSFFEQESIKPEDEYSKLLKLDDKVYGILPSSTQWLTVFNKDHLEAAGLTLPEMGWTWDDFREYAKKLTTPEHFGTYFHTWGEYPNIIAYTEKPHPQLSADLKPIFDDPSFEYFFNLRRTMEKEDKSAEPYADVLASNYHVLQQFFAGNASMLAVPSYAVRAALNLEKFPHEFQSMYAPLPRSVDSKELGMTNISGGGLAMGAKSANKEASYDFIRWMSKEAYKFTKEIPSFKGVDGAELINSFFGENTDLIDTASLSKTLFDPNIKMPDTFSVPYGSELKAIVENGFASFILDNRSFDEVKNEMTAEVEKVVSANQK is encoded by the coding sequence TTGAAAAAACTACCATTAATGCTTGCCAGTATGCTCCTCATGCTCTCCGTCACCGCTTGCGGCGGGAATGGGGGCAACACCTCAGCAGCAACCGATGCACCAGCCTCGGCTGATCCGTCTGCCGGAACCGCCGGCACAGCCCAGCCCGCAGGCAAAGCCAAGATCAAATTCTACACCTTCAAGGCCGATAAGCCGGAAGAGCCGATCTACCAGGCCGTGCAGGCTTACAACGAAGCTCAGGATAAAGTCGAAGTGGAATATGAATCCCTGGTCCAGAACAGCGACAGTACGGATTTCATGAAGAAGCTGGACATCCTGGTAGCAGGCGGCGAAGTGGTCGATGTCTTTATGACCGGTAACGAGGATGAGCTGCTGGAGCGCGCTTCGCGGGGAGTTGTGGAACCGCTTAACTCTTTTTTTGAACAGGAGAGCATCAAACCCGAGGATGAATATTCCAAGCTGCTGAAGCTGGACGACAAGGTCTACGGCATTCTGCCCAGCTCCACGCAGTGGCTGACGGTCTTCAACAAGGATCATCTGGAAGCCGCAGGGCTGACCCTGCCGGAGATGGGCTGGACCTGGGATGATTTCCGTGAGTATGCCAAGAAGCTGACGACACCCGAGCACTTCGGAACGTACTTCCACACCTGGGGCGAATATCCGAACATTATCGCATACACCGAGAAGCCGCATCCGCAGCTTAGCGCAGACTTGAAGCCGATTTTTGACGATCCGTCCTTCGAATACTTCTTCAACCTCCGCCGCACGATGGAGAAGGAAGATAAGAGCGCTGAGCCGTATGCCGATGTGCTGGCCTCGAACTACCATGTGTTGCAGCAGTTTTTTGCCGGAAATGCCAGTATGCTGGCCGTGCCAAGCTATGCTGTCCGGGCGGCGCTGAACCTGGAGAAATTCCCGCATGAGTTCCAGAGCATGTACGCTCCGCTGCCGCGTTCGGTGGACAGTAAGGAACTGGGCATGACGAATATCTCCGGCGGCGGCCTGGCCATGGGCGCGAAATCAGCGAATAAGGAAGCCTCGTATGACTTCATCCGCTGGATGTCCAAGGAAGCCTACAAGTTCACCAAGGAGATTCCTTCGTTCAAGGGCGTGGACGGAGCGGAGCTGATCAACAGCTTTTTCGGGGAAAATACAGACCTGATCGATACCGCCTCCCTCTCCAAGACGCTGTTCGATCCGAATATTAAAATGCCGGACACCTTCAGCGTGCCCTACGGCAGCGAACTGAAAGCGATTGTGGAGAACGGCTTCGCCAGCTTCATCCTGGATAACCGCAGCTTCGATGAGGTCAAGAATGAGATGACAGCGGAAGTCGAGAAGGTAGTTTCTGCCAATCAGAAATAA